One window of the Syngnathus typhle isolate RoL2023-S1 ecotype Sweden linkage group LG21, RoL_Styp_1.0, whole genome shotgun sequence genome contains the following:
- the LOC133145639 gene encoding leucine-rich repeat neuronal protein 3 — MKEVSFVDRLFVGLAVASFVVAVDKRPDCPKLCVCEDRPWFSPSSVYMEAQTVDCNDLGLFNLPEKLPVGTQVLLLQTNNVAKIDNPLDYLANITEIDLSQNNISSMNDVHLGILSQLLSLHMEENRIQELPDRCLAEVANLQELYLNHNLISFISKMAFQGLGKLLRLHLNSNKLKVIRREWFQPMPNLEILMIGENPVLSIDEMNFKPLGSLRSLVLTRMNLSQLPDKALVGLDNLESISFYDNTFPEVPHSALRNAKNLKFLDLNKNPIARIQRGDFVDMLHLKELGINSMPELVSIDSFALNNLPELTKIEATNNPKLSYIHPNAFYKLPRLETLMLNGNALSALHRITVESLPNLREVSMHSNPIRCDCVVRWMNMNKTNIRFMEPDSLYCVEPPEYEGQHVRQVHFREMMEICLPLISPESMPGHIRVRSRNSVSLHCRAFAEPEPEIYWITPSGNKVMPNTVSDKFYMHPEGTFDIYDITEKEAGPYTCVAHNVVGADLKSVSVEVNGYFPQPANGSLDVKVKSVETNAVLVWWKSSPGALAPSIKWYALSNAHHPAASFSTRVPSDIQMYNLTHLSPATQYIVCVDVRSIHYKHDTKCVNVTTKGLELTGKDTEKWDTALITSFGVLLAGISLGCLLIYVSLRIHQLNGDLRKGDSKALLLPTEASDGRPTFFRFSGRVLPNGVEVKATVINVSDNAF, encoded by the coding sequence ATGAAGGAGGTGTCGTTTGTGGATCGTCTCTTTGTCGGCTTGGCCGTGGCTTCTTTTGTTGTGGCCGTTGATAAACGGCCGGACTGCCCCAAACTTTGCGTATGCGAGGACAGACCCTGGTTCTCCCCGAGTTCTGTATACATGGAGGCCCAGACTGTTGACTGTAATGATTTGGGACTGTTTAACCTGCCGGAGAAACTACCCGTGGGTACACAAGTACTGTTACTGCAAACGAATAATGTTGCAAAAATAGACAACCCCTTGGATTACCTCGCCAACATCACCGAGATTGATTTATCGCAAAATAACATCTCGTCCATGAACGACGTCCATCTCGGGATTCTGTCTCAGCTTCTGTCGCTACATATGGAGGAGAACCGAATACAAGAACTTCCCGACCGATGTCTGGCGGAGGTGGCGAATCTTCAAGAGCTCTATCTCAATCACAACCTCATCTCCTTCATTTCCAAAATGGCTTTCCAGGGTCTCGGCAAGCTTCTACGACTCCATCTCAATTCTAATAAGCTGAAAGTGATTCGCAGAGAGTGGTTCCAACCCATGCCCAACCTGGAGATTCTAATGATCGGCGAGAATCCCGTGCTCTCTATCGACGAGATGAATTTCAAACCTCTCGGCAGCCTCCGCAGTCTGGTTCTCACCAGAATGAACCTGTCGCAGCTCCCCGACAAGGCTTTGGTGGGCCTCGATAACTTAGAAAGCATTTCCTTCTATGATAACACTTTCCCGGAGGTGCCGCATTCCGCCTTGAGAAATGCAAAAAACTTGAAATTTTTGGATCTGAATAAAAATCCAATTGCCAGAATACAGCGAGGGGATTTTGTGGACATGCTGCATTTAAAGGAGCTGGGGATTAATAGCATGCCGGAGCTTGTCTCCATCGACAGCTTCGCCCTCAATAATCTGCCTGAGCTCACCAAAATAGAAGCCACCAATAACCCCAAACTATCTTACATTCACCCCAACGCGTTCTACAAACTGCCGCGGCTGGAAACGCTCATGCTCAACGGCAACGCTCTCAGCGCCCTCCACAGAATTACCGTGGAGTCGCTGCCAAATCTCAGAGAGGTTAGCATGCATAGCAACCCCATTCGCTGCGACTGCGTGGTACGCTGGATGAACATGAACAAGACCAACATTCGCTTCATGGAGCCCGACTCGCTCTACTGCGTCGAGCCTCCGGAGTACGAGGGCCAGCATGTCCGACAGGTTCACTTCAGGGAGATGATGGAGATTTGTCTGCCGCTCATATCCCCCGAAAGTATGCCCGGGCACATCCGAGTACGGAGCAGGAACTCCGTGTCGCTCCATTGCAGGGCCTTTGCCGAACCCGAGCCGGAGATCTACTGGATCACCCCGTCCGGGAATAAAGTCATGCCCAACACGGTGTCCGATAAGTTCTACATGCACCCGGAAGGGACCTTTGACATCTACGACATCACCGAAAAAGAAGCGGGTCCTTACACTTGCGTGGCCCACAACGTCGTCGGAGCCGATCTCAAGTCGGTTTCCGTGGAGGTGAACGGATATTTCCCACAACCCGCAAACGGTTCTCTGGATGTCAAGGTCAAGTCGGTCGAGACCAACGCCGTCCTGGTTTGGTGGAAGTCGAGTCCGGGCGCACTGGCTCCAAGTATTAAATGGTACGCCCTGTCAAACGCTCACCATCCTGCCGCTTCCTTTTCCACCAGGGTGCCCTCTGACATCCAAATGTACAACCTTACCCATCTCAGCCCTGCCACTCAGTATATAGTATGCGTGGACGTCCGCAGTATCCATTACAAGCACGACACCAAATGTGTCAATGTCACCACCAAGGGATTAGAGCTCACGGGCAAGGACACGGAAAAATGGGACACGGCGCTAATCACATCCTTTGGTGTGCTCCTAGCTGGAATTTCACTGGGCTGTCTACTTATTTATGTGTCTCTGAGGATCCACCAACTTAATGGGGATTTAAGGAAAGGCGACTCCAAAGCTTTGCTGTTACCGACGGAAGCTTCAGACGGGCGCCCGACTTTCTTTCGCTTTTCCGGTAGGGTGCTGCCGAATGGTGTGGAAGTGAAAGCGACGGTCATCAACGTATCTGACAATGCCTTTTAA